The Thiohalophilus sp. genome has a window encoding:
- the lpxA gene encoding acyl-ACP--UDP-N-acetylglucosamine O-acyltransferase, translating into MNNTIHPTAVVSEQAQLGTGNQIGPFVVIHDDVILGDNNILHSGAVVHGGSRIGNSNRIHEHAVIGGLPQDLGFAPATASYVTIGDENVLREAVIIHRASVASEHTRLGDRNYLMNGAHLGHDCVLANQVIIAPYAALGGFVSVAERAFISGGVMIHQFARVGELAMIGGNSKITRDVLPFMITDGMPGRVRGLNVVGLRRAGYQAEDLRALKQAYRILFRGEADLAASLQQLQALATDSAIRLAAFIEGSKRGFHRDRD; encoded by the coding sequence ATGAACAATACGATTCATCCCACCGCGGTGGTTTCCGAACAGGCGCAACTTGGCACTGGCAATCAGATTGGCCCGTTCGTGGTGATTCATGACGACGTCATACTGGGGGATAACAATATTCTGCACAGTGGCGCAGTTGTGCACGGCGGAAGCCGGATCGGCAACAGTAACCGGATCCATGAACACGCGGTCATCGGTGGCCTGCCCCAGGACCTCGGCTTCGCCCCCGCAACAGCCAGCTATGTGACGATCGGCGACGAGAATGTGCTGCGTGAGGCGGTTATTATTCATCGCGCCAGCGTGGCCAGCGAACATACCCGGCTGGGAGATCGCAACTATTTGATGAACGGGGCGCATCTTGGCCATGATTGCGTCCTGGCCAATCAGGTGATCATAGCGCCTTACGCCGCCCTGGGCGGTTTTGTCAGCGTGGCCGAGCGGGCATTTATCTCCGGCGGGGTAATGATTCACCAGTTCGCCCGGGTGGGCGAACTGGCCATGATCGGCGGCAACAGCAAAATCACCCGGGATGTGTTGCCGTTTATGATTACCGACGGCATGCCGGGTCGGGTGCGGGGTCTGAACGTGGTGGGCCTCAGACGGGCCGGTTACCAGGCAGAGGATCTGCGCGCCCTGAAGCAGGCGTACCGGATTCTGTTTCGCGGCGAGGCCGATCTGGCGGCCAGTTTGCAGCAACTGCAGGCCCTGGCCACGGATTCGGCAATCCGCCTGGCGGCGTTTATCGAGGGGTCGAAGCGCGGATTTCATCGCGACCGGGACTGA
- the miaB gene encoding tRNA (N6-isopentenyl adenosine(37)-C2)-methylthiotransferase MiaB — protein sequence MGKLHIRTFGCQMNEYDTAKMADVLRASHGLELTDQVEEADVLLLNTCSVREKAQEKVFSHLGMWRELKQARPELVIGVGGCVASQEGEAILKRAPYVDLVFGPQTLHRLPQMLDDAQARKKSVVDISFPEIEKFDHLPEPRTDGPSAFVSIMEGCSKYCSFCVVPYTRGEEFSRPFDDVIAEVAELAERGVREVTLLGQNVNAYRGGMDDGDIADLGLLIQYVAAIDGIDRIRYTTSHPLEMNESLFQAYAEVPELVSHLHLPVQSGSNRILALMKRKHTAMEYKATIRRLREVRPDISLSSDFIVGFPGESDADFEATMDLIAEIGFDHSFSFVYSARPGTPASSLPDDVPLEVKKQRLAILQERINQQAAQISRDMVGSVQQILVSGLSRKDSGQLAGRTANNRVVNFKGDPELIGEFVDVTITEALPNSLRGELLSQSVRCA from the coding sequence ATGGGCAAGCTGCATATACGGACCTTTGGGTGCCAGATGAACGAGTACGACACGGCCAAGATGGCCGACGTGCTGCGGGCCTCGCACGGCCTGGAATTGACCGACCAGGTCGAGGAGGCCGACGTGCTGCTGCTCAACACCTGCTCGGTGCGCGAAAAGGCGCAGGAGAAGGTCTTCTCCCACCTGGGCATGTGGCGCGAGCTCAAGCAGGCCCGCCCGGAGCTGGTGATCGGTGTGGGCGGTTGCGTCGCCAGCCAGGAAGGGGAGGCCATTTTGAAGCGCGCGCCCTATGTCGATCTGGTCTTCGGGCCTCAGACCCTGCACCGCCTGCCGCAGATGCTGGACGATGCGCAAGCGCGCAAAAAGTCCGTGGTGGATATCTCTTTTCCCGAGATCGAAAAATTCGATCACCTGCCCGAACCGCGCACCGACGGACCCAGCGCCTTTGTCTCCATTATGGAAGGCTGCAGCAAGTACTGCAGTTTCTGCGTGGTGCCCTATACCCGCGGCGAGGAGTTCAGCCGCCCGTTTGATGATGTGATTGCCGAAGTGGCGGAGCTGGCCGAGCGCGGTGTGCGCGAGGTGACTCTGCTGGGCCAGAACGTCAACGCCTATCGGGGGGGCATGGATGATGGCGATATCGCCGATCTGGGGCTGCTGATCCAGTATGTGGCCGCCATCGACGGCATTGATCGGATTCGCTATACCACCTCCCATCCGCTGGAGATGAACGAAAGCCTGTTCCAGGCCTATGCCGAGGTACCGGAGCTGGTCAGCCACCTGCACCTGCCGGTGCAAAGCGGCTCGAATCGGATCCTGGCGCTGATGAAACGCAAGCACACCGCTATGGAATACAAGGCCACCATCCGTCGCCTGCGCGAGGTGCGCCCGGACATCAGCCTTTCCTCGGATTTTATCGTCGGCTTCCCCGGCGAGAGCGATGCCGACTTCGAGGCGACGATGGATCTGATCGCTGAAATCGGCTTCGATCACTCGTTCAGTTTTGTCTACAGCGCCCGGCCGGGTACGCCGGCCTCATCGTTGCCCGATGATGTGCCGCTGGAAGTGAAAAAACAGCGCCTGGCGATTTTGCAGGAGCGTATCAACCAGCAGGCGGCACAAATCAGCCGCGACATGGTGGGCAGCGTGCAGCAGATTCTGGTCAGCGGCCTCTCCCGGAAAGATTCGGGCCAACTCGCCGGGCGCACGGCCAACAATCGTGTGGTAAACTTCAAGGGTGATCCTGAACTCATCGGTGAGTTTGTCGACGTGACGATTACCGAAGCTCTGCCCAACTCCCTGCGCGGCGAACTGCTCAGCCAGTCCGTCCGCTGTGCCTGA
- the fabA gene encoding 3-hydroxyacyl-[acyl-carrier-protein] dehydratase FabA, whose amino-acid sequence MDSANVAPTQKKQSYTYEELIQCGHGELFGPGNAQLPLPPMLMFDRITHISDSGGNFDKGEIIAELDIKPDLWFFQCHFEGDPVMPGCLGLDAMWQLIGFFLGWMGGPGHGRALGAGEVKFTGQVTPDCKMVTYRINLKRLIMRKLFMGIADASLEVDGREIYTADDLRVGLFTSTDQL is encoded by the coding sequence ATGGACTCAGCCAACGTGGCCCCGACCCAGAAGAAACAGAGCTACACCTATGAAGAACTGATTCAGTGTGGTCACGGCGAGCTTTTTGGCCCGGGTAATGCCCAGTTGCCGTTGCCACCGATGCTGATGTTCGACCGCATTACCCATATCAGTGACAGTGGCGGGAATTTCGACAAGGGCGAGATTATCGCCGAGCTGGATATCAAACCGGATTTGTGGTTTTTCCAGTGTCATTTTGAAGGCGACCCGGTGATGCCGGGTTGTCTGGGACTGGACGCCATGTGGCAGCTGATCGGCTTTTTCCTCGGCTGGATGGGCGGACCGGGCCACGGCCGGGCACTGGGTGCCGGCGAGGTCAAATTTACCGGCCAGGTTACCCCGGATTGCAAAATGGTGACCTACCGCATCAACCTGAAACGATTGATTATGCGTAAATTGTTTATGGGTATCGCCGATGCCAGCCTGGAAGTCGACGGCCGTGAAATCTATACCGCCGACGATCTGCGGGTCGGGCTTTTCACCTCCACTGACCAACTTTAA
- a CDS encoding HDOD domain-containing protein: MSDITPQASGDYPAGISPSELVGGAVQLVSLPEVCLRVNEMVEEPETSANDLGKVISQDASLTARLLKIVNSSFYGFPSRIETVSRAVAVIGLRELRGLVLAASAVEAFSRIPTDLLNMVHFWRHSVYCAVVAQLLAEECHVLHSERLFVAGLLHDIGKLVMYNRLPEQSRAAIELATEQPCGDFEAEQRLLGFDHARIGGELLTAWQMPESLCAAVEYHHRPDEAPAHRIEASIVHIANSITGMAEQGLDSRSEVYVQPIDPIAWQTLKLDETIIEPLCQRAGPLFSDALEVILPRGFRSR; encoded by the coding sequence ATGAGTGATATTACCCCACAGGCATCCGGCGACTATCCTGCCGGGATTTCTCCTTCGGAACTGGTCGGTGGTGCGGTGCAGCTGGTCTCCCTGCCGGAGGTTTGCTTGCGGGTCAATGAAATGGTCGAGGAGCCCGAGACCTCGGCCAATGATCTGGGCAAGGTGATCAGCCAGGATGCGAGTCTCACGGCCCGCTTGCTGAAGATTGTGAACAGCTCCTTTTACGGCTTTCCGTCGCGTATCGAAACCGTCTCCCGGGCCGTGGCGGTGATCGGCCTGCGTGAACTGCGCGGGCTGGTACTGGCGGCTTCCGCGGTGGAGGCGTTCTCACGCATTCCCACCGACCTGTTAAACATGGTCCATTTCTGGCGACACAGTGTTTACTGTGCCGTGGTGGCCCAGTTACTGGCCGAAGAGTGTCACGTGTTACATAGCGAGCGGTTGTTTGTCGCCGGCCTGCTGCATGATATTGGCAAGCTGGTAATGTATAACCGTCTGCCCGAACAATCGCGTGCCGCGATCGAGCTGGCCACGGAACAGCCGTGCGGCGATTTCGAGGCCGAACAGCGTCTGCTGGGGTTCGATCACGCCCGCATCGGCGGAGAACTGCTCACGGCCTGGCAGATGCCCGAGTCGCTGTGTGCGGCGGTCGAATATCATCACCGGCCGGATGAGGCGCCGGCGCATCGGATCGAGGCCAGTATCGTGCATATCGCCAACAGCATCACCGGTATGGCCGAGCAGGGACTCGATAGCCGCAGCGAGGTGTATGTCCAGCCGATCGATCCCATTGCCTGGCAGACCCTGAAGCTGGATGAGACGATTATCGAACCATTATGTCAGCGTGCCGGGCCCCTGTTCAGTGATGCCCTGGAAGTGATCCTGCCGCGCGGTTTTCGCTCGCGTTGA
- a CDS encoding response regulator, whose product MEEDENNIPRILAVDDSRVMRRAMTKVLGKAYHVIEAEHGEDAWTYLTNDPDIQVVFTDLSMPYLDGFGLLERMRDSDDPRLREIPVIIITGKDDDDETKQRALDKGASDFITKPFDSVQLQARARAHVNFEQTTRKLTETSDKLQQQAAIDQVTGLGGQTYFCRAADESLAYFKRHGGQFTLLRMDIDDFNALFIANGKALADKILQQIGKTLIPLVRKEDMLARIGLAKFAMLLRDTPIDDATNLAERIRQEINALRFDAGGQQLHVTVSIGLFEPHLTQESDIKALLAETEKYLNKAIEAGGNQTVVKSLRKGNGAEHLDVQQALKLLAEGKEDLLKPHLGSLIEQVMPLLNYIGQQSSDDMARAIQALKEKLEK is encoded by the coding sequence ATGGAAGAAGACGAGAATAATATTCCCCGCATTCTGGCCGTAGACGACTCCCGCGTGATGCGCCGGGCCATGACCAAGGTTCTGGGCAAGGCCTACCACGTCATCGAGGCCGAACACGGCGAGGACGCCTGGACCTATCTCACCAACGACCCTGATATCCAGGTGGTCTTTACCGATCTGTCCATGCCCTACCTGGACGGCTTCGGCCTGCTGGAGCGCATGCGCGACTCGGACGACCCGCGTCTGCGCGAAATACCGGTCATCATCATCACCGGCAAGGACGATGACGACGAAACCAAGCAACGGGCGCTGGACAAGGGCGCCTCGGACTTTATTACCAAGCCGTTTGATTCGGTACAGTTACAGGCCCGCGCCAGGGCGCATGTCAATTTCGAACAGACCACCCGCAAGCTCACTGAAACCTCCGACAAACTGCAACAACAGGCCGCCATCGATCAGGTCACCGGCCTGGGCGGACAGACCTACTTCTGCCGGGCGGCCGATGAAAGCCTGGCCTATTTCAAACGCCACGGCGGTCAGTTCACGCTGCTGCGCATGGATATCGACGATTTCAACGCGCTGTTTATCGCCAACGGCAAGGCCCTGGCGGACAAAATACTGCAACAGATCGGCAAGACCCTGATCCCGCTGGTGCGCAAGGAAGACATGCTGGCCCGCATCGGACTGGCGAAGTTCGCCATGTTACTGCGCGACACCCCAATCGATGACGCCACTAACCTGGCCGAGCGCATCCGACAGGAAATCAATGCCTTGAGGTTTGATGCCGGCGGCCAGCAACTGCATGTCACCGTCAGTATTGGTCTGTTCGAACCGCACCTGACACAAGAGTCGGATATCAAAGCCCTGCTTGCCGAAACCGAAAAGTATCTGAACAAGGCCATCGAGGCCGGCGGCAACCAGACGGTGGTCAAATCCCTGCGCAAGGGCAACGGTGCCGAGCATCTGGATGTGCAACAGGCGCTCAAGCTGCTTGCCGAAGGCAAGGAAGATCTGCTCAAACCCCATCTTGGCAGCCTCATCGAACAGGTTATGCCCCTGCTAAACTACATCGGCCAGCAATCCAGCGACGATATGGCCCGGGCTATTCAGGCGCTCAAGGAGAAGCTGGAAAAATAA
- the fabB gene encoding beta-ketoacyl-ACP synthase I, which translates to MPLRRVAITGLGIVSSIGNNRQEVTESLRQGRSGIRFNSEYADLGFRSQIDGPIDLNLDELIDRKLKRFMGDGAAFNYLAMEQAIADAGLEENEISNPRSGLIVGSGGPSTKNIVQAADILREKGVRKVGPYMVPRTMSSTNSACLATPFKIKGVNYSISSACSTSAHCIGNGYELIQMGKQDIVFAGGGEEVHWTLSVLFDAMGALSSKYNDAPETASRTYDVDRDGFVISGGGGVLVLEELEHAKARGATIYAELVGYGATSDGFDMVQPSGEGAVRCMQQALQEVKTPVDYINAHGTSTPVGDIRELEAVKEVFGNNMPAIASTKSLTGHALGAAGVNEAIYSLLMMQENFLAASANIQELDPGAEGYPIVRERQDDANINCVMSNSFGFGGTNATLVFQRYSDN; encoded by the coding sequence ATGCCATTACGACGCGTTGCTATTACAGGTCTCGGAATTGTCTCCAGTATCGGCAATAACCGGCAGGAGGTTACCGAGTCTCTGCGCCAGGGCCGCTCCGGTATCCGTTTCAATTCCGAATATGCCGATCTCGGCTTTCGCTCCCAGATCGACGGGCCGATTGATCTGAACCTTGATGAGCTGATCGATCGCAAGCTCAAGCGCTTCATGGGCGACGGCGCCGCGTTCAATTACCTGGCAATGGAACAGGCGATTGCCGATGCCGGCCTGGAAGAGAACGAGATTTCCAATCCGCGCAGCGGCCTGATCGTCGGTTCTGGCGGACCTTCTACCAAGAATATCGTGCAGGCCGCCGATATCCTGCGGGAAAAAGGCGTACGCAAGGTCGGCCCCTATATGGTGCCGCGCACTATGTCCAGCACCAACTCCGCCTGTCTGGCCACGCCGTTCAAGATCAAGGGGGTCAATTACTCCATCAGTTCGGCCTGTTCCACTTCCGCCCATTGCATCGGCAACGGTTATGAGTTGATCCAGATGGGCAAGCAGGACATCGTATTCGCCGGCGGCGGCGAGGAAGTGCACTGGACGCTGTCCGTGCTGTTCGATGCCATGGGCGCGCTTTCATCCAAATATAACGACGCACCCGAGACTGCCTCGCGCACCTATGATGTCGATCGCGATGGCTTTGTCATCTCCGGCGGCGGCGGGGTACTGGTGCTCGAAGAGCTGGAGCATGCCAAAGCCCGTGGCGCAACCATTTATGCCGAACTGGTTGGCTACGGCGCCACCTCCGACGGCTTCGACATGGTGCAGCCCTCCGGCGAAGGGGCGGTACGCTGCATGCAGCAAGCCCTGCAGGAAGTCAAAACACCGGTGGATTACATCAACGCTCACGGCACCAGCACCCCGGTGGGCGATATCCGCGAACTGGAAGCCGTCAAGGAGGTGTTCGGTAACAACATGCCGGCCATCGCCTCGACCAAATCCCTGACCGGCCACGCCCTGGGTGCCGCCGGCGTTAACGAGGCGATCTATTCGCTGTTGATGATGCAGGAAAACTTCCTCGCCGCCTCGGCCAATATCCAGGAACTGGACCCCGGTGCAGAAGGTTACCCCATCGTTCGCGAACGTCAGGATGATGCAAACATCAACTGCGTCATGTCCAACAGCTTCGGCTTCGGTGGCACCAACGCCACGCTGGTGTTCCAGCGCTATTCCGACAACTAA
- a CDS encoding PhoH family protein, with the protein MTSHAFSTDIVLEPADNQRLANLCGQFDEHLRQIERRLGVEVNNRGNNFRVIGDSRSVQAAGEVLRDLYAETEHQTLNPSQVNLHLQESGVDALVADITPKDEVILTTPRGSVRGRGPNQKQYLSNLKDNDLNFGIGPAGTGKTYLAVAAAVQALEREEVRRLVLTRPAVESGERLGFLPGDLAQKIDPYLRPLYDALYEMLGFETVARLMERNVIEVAPLAYMRGRTLNESFIILDEAQNTTVEQMKMFLTRIGFGSTVVVTGDVTQVDLPRNQQSGLRQVIEVLKDVEGISFTFFNAKDVVRHPLVQRIVQAYEARGEDPLP; encoded by the coding sequence TTGACCAGCCACGCTTTTTCCACCGATATCGTTCTCGAACCCGCTGATAATCAGCGGCTGGCCAACCTGTGCGGCCAGTTCGACGAGCACTTGCGCCAGATCGAACGGCGCCTGGGTGTGGAGGTGAACAATCGCGGCAACAACTTCCGGGTGATCGGCGACAGTCGCTCTGTCCAGGCCGCCGGCGAGGTGCTGCGGGATCTGTATGCCGAAACCGAACACCAGACCTTGAATCCGTCCCAGGTGAACCTCCATTTACAGGAGTCGGGCGTGGATGCGCTGGTGGCGGATATCACCCCGAAGGACGAGGTGATCCTGACCACGCCGCGCGGCTCGGTGCGCGGCCGCGGCCCCAACCAGAAGCAGTACCTGAGCAATCTCAAGGACAACGATCTCAATTTCGGTATCGGCCCGGCCGGCACCGGCAAGACCTATCTGGCCGTGGCCGCCGCGGTGCAGGCGCTGGAGCGCGAGGAAGTGCGGCGCCTGGTACTGACCCGCCCGGCGGTGGAGTCGGGCGAGCGGCTGGGCTTTTTGCCCGGGGACCTTGCGCAGAAGATCGATCCCTACCTGCGGCCACTGTATGACGCGCTGTATGAAATGCTGGGCTTTGAAACGGTGGCCAGGCTGATGGAGCGTAATGTAATCGAAGTGGCGCCGCTGGCCTACATGCGCGGGCGCACCCTGAACGAATCGTTCATCATCCTGGATGAGGCGCAGAACACCACCGTGGAACAGATGAAGATGTTCCTGACCCGGATCGGGTTCGGTTCCACGGTGGTGGTGACCGGGGACGTTACCCAGGTGGATCTGCCGCGCAACCAGCAATCGGGGCTGCGCCAGGTCATCGAAGTATTGAAGGATGTGGAGGGGATCAGCTTTACCTTTTTCAACGCCAAGGACGTGGTGCGCCATCCGCTGGTGCAGCGCATCGTCCAGGCGTACGAGGCGCGCGGCGAAGACCCGCTGCCATGA
- a CDS encoding cation:proton antiporter family protein — MLENIFLQFGIIIGLAAAAGALAQFLRQPLIVAFIAIGILLGPSALDWVSHSNEIELFARLGIALLLFVVGLKLDLHIIRSVGPVALVSGLGQVIFTSVIGYLIGLALGMEHITALYVAVALTFSSTIIIVKLLSDKREVDSLHGRIAVGFLIVQDIVVVLVMIALTAFGSQSGADLNMVQEGLFILFKGALMLVSVALLMRYILPPLLHRLAHSAELLMLFAIALAILGAAAGDALGFSKEVGAFLAGISIASTPYRELVAARLVSLRDFLLLFFFIELGASLELGTLGAQLGAASLFSVFVLIGNPLIVMAIMGYMGYRKRTGFLSGLAVAQISEFSLILAALGLTLGHLQQETVGLITLVGLITISLSTYMILYSHPLYDRLAPYLGIFERKVAFRESGQAAGSAEDASILLFGLGRFGAAVAANLRSHGYRILAVDFDPEVVRLHTREGYAARYGDAEDPEFLATLPLDRVRWVISTIRDRGINRMLLSGLRQQGYHGRIALSTAHRHDAPLYEQDGIDLVLVPYADAAREAAERVLAADAQPGDSRS, encoded by the coding sequence GTGCTGGAAAATATCTTTTTGCAGTTTGGGATTATTATCGGTCTGGCCGCGGCCGCCGGGGCCCTGGCCCAGTTTCTGCGCCAGCCGCTGATTGTGGCGTTTATTGCGATCGGGATCCTGCTGGGGCCCTCGGCACTCGACTGGGTCAGCCACAGCAACGAGATCGAGCTGTTCGCCCGCCTGGGCATCGCCCTGTTGCTGTTCGTGGTCGGCCTGAAACTGGATCTGCACATTATACGCTCGGTCGGCCCGGTGGCACTGGTCTCCGGCCTGGGCCAGGTGATTTTCACCTCGGTGATCGGCTATCTGATCGGCCTGGCCCTGGGCATGGAACATATCACCGCCCTGTATGTGGCCGTGGCGCTGACCTTCTCCAGCACCATCATCATCGTCAAGCTGCTGTCGGACAAGCGCGAGGTCGATTCGCTGCACGGGCGCATCGCGGTCGGTTTTTTGATCGTGCAGGACATCGTGGTGGTACTGGTCATGATCGCCCTGACCGCATTTGGCAGCCAGAGCGGCGCCGACCTCAATATGGTCCAGGAAGGCCTGTTCATTCTGTTCAAGGGCGCCCTGATGCTGGTCTCCGTGGCGCTGTTGATGCGCTATATCCTACCGCCCCTGCTACATCGTCTGGCCCATTCGGCGGAGCTGCTGATGCTGTTTGCCATCGCCCTGGCAATACTGGGCGCGGCGGCCGGCGATGCGCTGGGCTTCAGCAAGGAAGTGGGCGCCTTTCTGGCCGGGATCTCCATCGCCTCGACCCCCTACCGGGAACTGGTGGCGGCGCGCCTGGTCAGCCTGCGCGATTTTCTGTTGCTATTCTTTTTCATCGAACTGGGCGCCAGCCTGGAACTGGGGACCCTCGGCGCCCAGCTGGGCGCGGCAAGCCTGTTCTCGGTCTTTGTGCTGATCGGTAATCCGCTGATCGTCATGGCCATCATGGGCTACATGGGCTATCGCAAGCGCACCGGCTTTCTGTCCGGGCTGGCGGTGGCGCAGATCAGTGAGTTCTCACTTATCCTCGCGGCCCTGGGTCTGACCCTGGGCCACCTGCAGCAGGAGACCGTCGGGCTGATCACCCTAGTGGGGCTCATCACTATCAGCCTCTCCACTTATATGATCCTCTACTCGCACCCGCTTTACGATCGCCTCGCCCCGTATCTGGGCATCTTCGAACGCAAGGTCGCCTTCCGGGAGTCAGGCCAGGCGGCGGGGAGCGCCGAGGATGCCAGCATTCTGCTGTTCGGGCTGGGGCGCTTCGGCGCGGCCGTGGCAGCCAACCTGCGCAGCCACGGTTATCGGATCCTCGCGGTGGATTTCGACCCCGAGGTGGTCCGTCTGCACACCCGCGAAGGCTACGCCGCCCGCTATGGCGATGCCGAGGATCCGGAGTTTCTCGCCACGTTACCCCTGGATCGGGTGCGCTGGGTCATCAGCACCATCCGGGATCGGGGGATCAATCGCATGCTGCTCAGCGGCCTGCGCCAGCAGGGCTATCACGGCCGGATCGCACTCTCCACGGCCCATCGCCATGACGCCCCGCTGTACGAACAGGACGGCATCGATCTGGTGCTGGTGCCCTATGCCGATGCGGCCAGGGAAGCCGCCGAGCGGGTCCTGGCCGCCGACGCGCAGCCCGGCGACAGCCGCAGCTGA
- a CDS encoding HlyC/CorC family transporter, producing MSEDRSGSPDKETKPQKSWLERLGQALQGDLKDLDQLQEVLHEAHRNQVIDIDALAMIEGVLQVSDMQVRDIMIPRSQMTVVERDADPKQILKTVIDSAHSRFPAVGENKDDVIGILLAKDLLPYFLEGEQSRLNIRDILRPAVIIPESKRLNVLLKEFRANRNHMAIVVDEYGGVAGLVTIEDVLEQIVGEIEDEHDFEEDTQILQHENQTATVKGITPIEDFNQHFGTDYSDEEFDTIGGLVINQLGHLPKRGEEIELGNLQFRVLRATNRQVHLLEVRQLEAPTQTESVNRSSARGS from the coding sequence ATGAGCGAAGACCGATCGGGGAGTCCCGACAAAGAAACCAAACCGCAAAAATCGTGGCTGGAACGACTGGGTCAGGCCCTGCAGGGCGACCTGAAAGATCTGGACCAGTTACAGGAAGTTCTGCACGAAGCACATCGTAACCAGGTCATCGACATCGACGCCCTGGCCATGATCGAAGGTGTCCTGCAGGTCTCCGACATGCAGGTGCGCGATATCATGATCCCGCGCTCGCAAATGACCGTTGTCGAACGCGATGCCGATCCCAAACAGATATTGAAAACAGTCATTGACTCCGCGCACTCCCGTTTTCCGGCCGTGGGGGAAAATAAGGACGATGTGATCGGCATCCTGCTGGCCAAGGATCTGTTGCCCTATTTTCTCGAAGGCGAACAGAGCCGGCTGAATATTCGCGATATCCTGCGTCCCGCCGTCATCATTCCCGAAAGCAAACGACTGAATGTGTTGCTCAAGGAGTTTCGCGCCAATCGTAACCACATGGCGATCGTGGTCGATGAATACGGTGGCGTGGCCGGGCTGGTGACCATCGAGGACGTGCTGGAGCAGATCGTCGGCGAGATCGAGGACGAGCATGACTTCGAGGAAGATACGCAGATCCTGCAACACGAAAACCAGACCGCCACGGTCAAGGGGATCACGCCCATCGAGGACTTCAATCAGCACTTCGGTACCGACTACAGCGACGAGGAGTTCGATACCATCGGGGGCCTGGTGATCAATCAGCTGGGCCATCTGCCCAAGCGCGGCGAAGAAATCGAGCTGGGCAATCTGCAGTTCCGGGTTTTGCGTGCCACCAATCGTCAGGTCCATCTGCTGGAAGTGCGTCAGCTCGAAGCGCCGACGCAGACCGAGAGCGTCAATCGCAGCAGTGCGCGTGGCAGCTGA
- the ybeY gene encoding rRNA maturation RNase YbeY, producing the protein MSIEVEVQRIAAAGPNEADIQRWVSAALHAEQRDDAELTVRIVDEDESTELNEQYRHKSGPTNVLSFPFECPPEVELDLLGDLVICAPVVQREAREQGKQEMAHWAHMIVHGTLHLLGYDHLQQDEAEAMERREISIMEELGYTNPYRLEAEQ; encoded by the coding sequence ATGAGTATCGAGGTGGAGGTGCAGCGCATCGCTGCGGCCGGTCCGAATGAGGCGGATATCCAGCGCTGGGTCAGCGCGGCCTTGCACGCCGAGCAGCGCGACGATGCTGAATTGACGGTACGTATCGTCGATGAAGATGAAAGCACTGAACTGAACGAGCAGTACCGGCACAAAAGCGGGCCGACCAATGTGTTGTCATTTCCGTTCGAGTGTCCGCCCGAGGTGGAACTGGATTTGCTCGGGGACCTGGTGATCTGTGCCCCGGTAGTACAGCGCGAGGCCCGGGAACAGGGCAAGCAAGAGATGGCGCACTGGGCGCATATGATAGTACACGGCACCCTGCATTTGCTGGGGTATGATCATCTGCAACAGGACGAGGCAGAAGCAATGGAGCGTCGGGAAATCAGCATCATGGAAGAACTGGGCTATACCAATCCTTACCGACTGGAAGCAGAGCAATGA
- a CDS encoding protein disulfide oxidoreductase, with protein MPLKKLPKPVRFLLWLLVFALVYFGAQQYQKRNLVSGRAPDYSAPLLQGAYFDSRDLAGKPYVLHFWASWCPVCRFEEDTIQALSRDHRVVSVAMQSGGREEVRDYMHEQGLNFMTLLDEEGRLASRFGIRGVPTTLLINSDGEIAFREVGYTTEWGLRLRLWWMQ; from the coding sequence ATGCCACTTAAAAAACTTCCCAAACCCGTCCGCTTTCTGCTCTGGTTGCTGGTGTTTGCGCTAGTCTATTTTGGTGCCCAGCAGTATCAAAAACGGAACCTGGTCAGCGGCAGGGCGCCGGATTACAGCGCGCCCCTGTTGCAGGGGGCCTATTTCGATTCGCGGGACCTGGCCGGCAAGCCGTATGTCTTGCACTTCTGGGCCAGCTGGTGTCCGGTTTGTCGTTTTGAGGAGGACACTATCCAGGCCCTGAGCCGGGATCACCGGGTGGTCAGTGTTGCCATGCAATCCGGGGGCCGGGAGGAAGTGCGGGACTACATGCACGAACAGGGGCTGAATTTCATGACCCTGCTGGATGAAGAGGGTCGGCTGGCGAGTCGTTTTGGTATCCGCGGTGTGCCCACCACGTTATTGATCAACAGTGATGGCGAGATTGCCTTTCGTGAGGTGGGTTACACCACCGAATGGGGGCTGCGCTTGCGGTTATGGTGGATGCAGTGA